The following proteins are encoded in a genomic region of Alphaproteobacteria bacterium:
- a CDS encoding FliH/SctL family protein, translated as MTTPQPPTRQKFLFDRSFDGLQPDDAGAQKIEPTFSQAQLDEARQAAYAEGHAAAEQASIKTQTAAVLTAAQQIERHLERLLDQAAKDSAEQKADIMAIALTIAHKLLPDFAAQHGFGEIQSLVNRALEAMAREPRLVIRVHDELLDSLKIALESITTRHAYAGKIVLLADDMLGHYDCKIEWADGGMERDANLIWQEIDRAVAQAKGTATASSGAPSATVPESTTDVAV; from the coding sequence ATGACCACACCTCAGCCACCCACCCGGCAGAAATTCCTTTTCGACCGTTCCTTCGACGGGCTGCAGCCCGACGACGCGGGCGCGCAGAAAATAGAGCCGACCTTCTCGCAGGCGCAGCTGGACGAAGCCAGGCAGGCCGCTTACGCCGAAGGCCATGCCGCCGCCGAGCAAGCCTCCATCAAGACCCAGACGGCGGCCGTCCTGACGGCGGCGCAGCAAATCGAACGGCATCTGGAACGCCTGCTCGATCAGGCGGCCAAGGACAGCGCGGAACAGAAAGCCGATATCATGGCTATCGCCCTGACCATCGCGCACAAGCTTTTGCCGGACTTCGCGGCGCAGCACGGCTTCGGTGAAATTCAGTCGCTGGTCAACCGGGCGCTGGAGGCCATGGCGCGCGAGCCGCGTCTGGTGATCCGGGTGCATGACGAGCTGCTCGACTCGCTGAAAATCGCGCTTGAATCCATCACGACGCGCCACGCCTATGCCGGAAAGATCGTTCTGCTCGCCGACGACATGCTGGGACACTACGATTGCAAGATCGAATGGGCGGATGGCGGCATGGAACGCGACGCCAATCTCATCTGGCAGGAAATCGACCGCGCCGTCGCGCAAGCTAAAGGAACGGCCACGGCAAGCTCCGGCGCGCCCTCGGCCACTGTTCCGGAATCCACCACTGATGTTGCTGTTTAG
- the fliN gene encoding flagellar motor switch protein FliN, with amino-acid sequence MTNNDPLTLSELEGQAVEQPQQAAPVATVEDLGAVYGIPVQVSAVLGKAEMPVSHLLKLGRGAVIELDRKVGEAVDIYVNNRLVARGEVVVVEDRLGITMTEIIKTEQ; translated from the coding sequence ATGACGAATAACGACCCCTTAACGCTAAGCGAGCTTGAAGGCCAGGCTGTCGAACAGCCGCAACAAGCCGCGCCCGTCGCCACGGTGGAAGACCTTGGCGCGGTCTACGGCATCCCGGTGCAGGTGTCCGCCGTCCTCGGCAAAGCGGAAATGCCGGTCAGCCATTTGCTCAAGCTGGGCCGCGGCGCGGTGATCGAGCTTGATCGCAAGGTCGGCGAAGCCGTCGACATCTACGTCAACAACCGTCTCGTCGCGCGCGGCGAGGTGGTGGTGGTCGAAGACCGCCTGGGCATTACCATGACGGAAATCATCAAGACGGAGCAGTAG